A region of Paenibacillus sp. JNUCC-31 DNA encodes the following proteins:
- a CDS encoding nucleotide-binding protein, protein MKTLKPRVFIGCSLEAKPIAAAVHENLRFSAEVTPWYSGVFNPSSYTMDDLETEVRTTDFAIFIFHPDDISKIRGKYYASVRDNTMLEMGLFMGRLGRKRIFFILPEDITDIKDASKIEGLRMPTDLLGLNPLVYEIRSDGKWAPAVSVACSKIADSIEEQGRWSDPEVEQIIEKHKRTEGEARLQLLKLLRFFRELLRTRKADAKMLERMSDALRTAFVSHPPFAVRGTAIYRTDDSGHIEQLCGNVGEPGRKYNLSANDDKQPDDPKRILVIDSYRENKIKINLYDDYLEKEYLLCYPVAKRYVITVHIIGHIDADEAIFQQMDLENRHLFNAINDLLGGEPE, encoded by the coding sequence ATGAAAACGTTAAAGCCAAGAGTCTTTATTGGCTGCTCGCTGGAAGCGAAGCCGATTGCAGCCGCAGTACACGAAAACTTGCGTTTCTCGGCCGAAGTTACCCCTTGGTACTCCGGAGTTTTTAATCCAAGCAGTTATACGATGGACGATCTGGAAACAGAAGTGCGTACGACTGATTTTGCCATTTTTATTTTTCATCCGGATGATATATCGAAAATTCGCGGGAAGTACTATGCCTCTGTCCGTGATAATACAATGCTGGAAATGGGTTTGTTTATGGGGCGGTTAGGAAGAAAACGCATTTTTTTCATTCTCCCTGAGGATATTACGGACATCAAAGACGCATCCAAGATCGAAGGTTTGCGCATGCCCACAGACCTGTTAGGCTTAAATCCACTGGTTTATGAAATTCGTTCAGACGGGAAATGGGCACCAGCCGTATCGGTGGCTTGTTCCAAAATCGCAGACAGCATCGAAGAACAGGGGCGCTGGAGCGATCCTGAAGTAGAGCAGATCATTGAGAAGCATAAACGAACTGAAGGAGAAGCGCGGTTGCAGCTGCTCAAGTTGCTGCGGTTCTTTAGGGAATTGCTGCGCACCCGCAAAGCAGATGCCAAGATGCTCGAGCGAATGAGTGACGCCCTTCGTACTGCCTTTGTCTCTCATCCCCCATTTGCCGTACGCGGGACCGCCATATACCGTACAGATGACAGTGGTCATATTGAACAATTATGTGGTAATGTGGGGGAACCGGGGAGAAAATATAACTTGTCCGCCAACGACGATAAGCAGCCTGATGATCCGAAGCGAATATTGGTTATTGATTCTTACCGGGAGAACAAAATCAAGATCAATCTCTACGACGACTACCTTGAGAAAGAATATCTGCTATGCTATCCTGTAGCCAAGAGGTATGTAATTACAGTCCACATTATTGGGCATATTGATGCAGATGAGGCGATATTTCAGCAGATGGATTTGGAGAATCGTCATCTGTTCAACGCCATCAACGATTTGTTAGGAGGCGAACCGGAATGA
- a CDS encoding S-layer homology domain-containing protein, producing MMNRKVLKVRKVIAMLLVCLLIFGGVPGFQTLGVDRAYAANGTWTDVGGAGFTTGQVENITLVFDREGTPYTVFRDVGNNNKATVMKYISGGWKSVGPLGFSAGEVWTTSLAFDSQNVPYVAYQDMDNDNKATVMKFNGNQWEVVGSDGFTAGAAVYVTLAFSPDDTLYIGYRDHAADSKVTVKRWSGDQWETVGTAGFTTGIALEMSKLIIDTNGIPYFAFKDSTNNKLTVMKFAGNQWKNVGAGGFTPGQASDPSLAFGPDGSPYLAFQDGSTSYKATVMKFNGSQWEVVGNAGFSSGASYNLSLAFDPQGVPYTAFRNIVNFSMEPQGVMMKLDGNQWTMVGGKPFSAGQINETSLAFGPNGMPYVAYIDNTKSNKMTVMTLSTGHTVVYNANGATTGSVPVDNQKYEKDAMVTVLDNAGALEREDYQFTGWNTAADGSGIGYSAADIFSMDDGDVTLYAQWQPLYVHIGFESNGGTEVISQKVNYNSSAIIPDAPEKSGYTFFGWYQDSQLQQAFDFTTNLTKDITLYAKWKSSTATLSSLTVSSGQLTPDFSADELDYHVDVESDVTSMGFSLSKANEGQDVIVTGATDETLTDGIYTYTVTDLVYGSNPVNINVQAEDGSRNNYTLNINRIDSSNAKLSEITLPHITLSPAFSPDVEMYEATVSSSVSSTEISIEPGQTGVGVKINGIVGKSAVVPLVSGVNTITIEVTALDGISKKTYTLNIKRNSDHSGGTGENGSSSGGSGGSNSSGSAGSNAGTPGTNNVVTPPSTGAQVLVNGKAENAGSLTTSEVNGRKVVTLAVDARLIAQKLATEGNNAIVTIPVKGNSQGDLIVGELTGQTVKLMADKQAILVLQTDVASYTLPAQQVNVDQLAQQLGVNSGDSLEKIKMRIEISQPTEAVIQTAQSAAQQNGYALLGSPIDFKVTATFDGKFVSVDKFNSYVSRTIALPANVDPNQITTGVVVDADGSVRHVPTKITQVNGVYHAQINSLTNSVYAVIWHPHTFTDVARHWAEIEVNDMGSRMVIQGITDTTFDPNREVTRAEFAAILVRGLGLKPGEQVNSFKDVNGSEWYADAVNMASSYGLIDGYEDGTFRPQTQITRQEAMALITRAMTVTGMDKTLPAVDVQQWSDYADAGQVASWAKEAVAASIHSELVSGRGNGTIAPNQLITRAETAVIIRRLLQRSGLI from the coding sequence ATGATGAATAGGAAGGTACTAAAGGTTAGAAAAGTGATTGCGATGCTATTGGTGTGTCTGCTCATTTTCGGAGGTGTTCCCGGATTTCAGACGTTGGGCGTGGATCGCGCCTATGCCGCAAATGGGACATGGACAGACGTAGGTGGAGCCGGCTTCACAACAGGACAGGTAGAAAATATTACGTTAGTTTTTGATCGGGAAGGTACACCGTATACTGTATTTAGGGATGTAGGCAATAACAATAAAGCAACGGTTATGAAATACATCTCTGGCGGATGGAAATCTGTCGGACCGCTCGGCTTTTCTGCTGGTGAGGTTTGGACTACGTCACTCGCATTTGACTCTCAGAACGTTCCATACGTCGCTTACCAGGATATGGACAATGACAACAAAGCTACGGTTATGAAATTTAACGGAAATCAATGGGAGGTTGTGGGCAGCGATGGTTTTACGGCTGGCGCTGCGGTGTACGTTACGCTTGCATTTAGTCCTGATGATACGCTCTACATTGGTTACCGGGATCATGCTGCAGATTCTAAAGTGACGGTTAAAAGATGGAGTGGAGATCAGTGGGAGACCGTTGGCACTGCCGGTTTTACGACAGGTATTGCACTGGAGATGTCCAAACTGATTATTGATACTAATGGAATTCCCTATTTTGCATTTAAAGATTCAACGAATAATAAATTGACTGTAATGAAGTTTGCAGGCAATCAGTGGAAAAATGTGGGTGCAGGAGGATTTACACCGGGACAAGCATCAGATCCTTCGTTAGCTTTTGGCCCGGATGGTTCGCCCTATCTTGCTTTTCAAGATGGATCAACAAGTTACAAAGCAACCGTAATGAAGTTCAATGGCAGCCAGTGGGAAGTGGTTGGAAACGCGGGGTTCTCTTCAGGAGCATCGTATAATCTGTCTTTGGCTTTTGATCCGCAAGGTGTACCTTACACCGCTTTTAGAAATATAGTTAATTTTAGTATGGAGCCGCAGGGTGTCATGATGAAGCTGGATGGAAATCAGTGGACTATGGTCGGAGGGAAGCCGTTCTCTGCAGGCCAAATAAACGAAACTTCGCTTGCTTTTGGTCCGAATGGAATGCCTTATGTTGCTTATATAGATAATACCAAGAGTAATAAGATGACAGTCATGACGCTTTCTACGGGACATACGGTGGTGTACAATGCCAACGGTGCGACCACAGGCAGTGTCCCGGTAGATAATCAGAAATACGAAAAAGATGCAATGGTGACAGTGCTGGATAACGCAGGAGCGCTGGAGAGGGAAGATTATCAGTTTACTGGATGGAATACAGCCGCAGACGGTAGTGGAATAGGTTACAGTGCAGCGGACATATTCTCCATGGATGATGGTGACGTTACGCTATACGCACAGTGGCAACCGCTTTATGTCCATATTGGTTTTGAATCGAACGGTGGAACCGAGGTTATTAGTCAAAAGGTGAATTACAATAGCTCGGCAATCATTCCTGACGCGCCAGAAAAATCGGGATACACGTTCTTTGGCTGGTATCAGGATAGCCAGTTGCAGCAGGCTTTTGATTTTACTACAAATTTGACGAAAGATATAACGCTTTATGCCAAATGGAAGTCATCTACAGCAACACTCTCCAGTCTGACGGTAAGTTCAGGGCAGCTCACACCTGATTTCTCTGCGGATGAGCTTGATTATCACGTAGATGTCGAATCCGATGTAACGAGTATGGGCTTTTCTCTGAGTAAAGCAAATGAAGGACAAGACGTAATTGTAACAGGTGCCACAGATGAAACGTTGACGGATGGTATTTACACCTATACTGTTACGGATTTGGTATATGGTTCGAACCCTGTAAATATTAACGTTCAAGCGGAGGATGGTAGCAGAAATAACTACACACTTAACATCAACCGCATCGACAGCAGTAACGCCAAACTAAGTGAAATCACTCTGCCTCATATTACATTGTCTCCAGCGTTCAGTCCGGATGTAGAGATGTACGAAGCGACGGTCAGCAGTTCCGTTAGTTCGACTGAGATTAGCATTGAACCGGGACAAACGGGCGTGGGAGTTAAAATTAACGGAATTGTTGGGAAAAGCGCAGTTGTGCCATTGGTCAGCGGAGTGAATACAATCACTATTGAAGTGACTGCATTGGACGGAATAAGCAAGAAAACATATACGCTGAACATTAAACGCAACAGTGATCATTCAGGAGGAACGGGTGAAAATGGGAGTTCCAGTGGGGGATCTGGTGGTTCGAACAGTTCCGGTTCTGCGGGAAGCAATGCAGGTACACCAGGGACCAACAACGTCGTAACTCCGCCATCCACAGGGGCTCAGGTGCTTGTGAACGGTAAAGCCGAGAACGCAGGCAGCTTAACCACTAGTGAAGTGAACGGACGAAAAGTTGTAACCCTTGCAGTGGACGCACGACTTATTGCACAAAAACTCGCAACTGAGGGAAACAACGCGATCGTTACGATTCCTGTAAAAGGCAATAGCCAAGGAGATCTGATCGTTGGTGAGCTGACGGGTCAGACAGTCAAACTCATGGCTGACAAACAAGCAATACTGGTGCTTCAAACCGATGTTGCTTCTTACACGCTGCCTGCACAACAGGTTAATGTGGATCAACTTGCCCAGCAATTGGGTGTGAATTCAGGTGACTCCCTGGAGAAGATCAAAATGCGAATCGAAATCTCACAGCCGACAGAGGCCGTCATACAGACAGCACAGTCAGCAGCTCAGCAAAATGGATATGCTCTTTTGGGATCACCGATTGATTTCAAAGTAACAGCCACTTTCGATGGCAAATTCGTGAGCGTGGATAAGTTCAATAGCTATGTATCACGTACGATTGCATTACCGGCTAACGTTGATCCAAACCAGATCACCACAGGTGTTGTAGTGGATGCTGATGGCTCTGTACGCCATGTACCAACGAAAATTACACAGGTCAATGGGGTATACCACGCCCAGATTAACAGCTTGACCAACAGTGTATATGCCGTCATCTGGCATCCGCATACCTTCACCGATGTTGCCAGACACTGGGCCGAGATCGAAGTGAATGATATGGGTTCACGTATGGTCATCCAAGGCATCACAGACACCACTTTTGACCCGAACCGTGAAGTTACACGTGCAGAATTTGCTGCCATCCTGGTACGTGGATTGGGATTGAAGCCTGGAGAGCAGGTGAACTCTTTCAAAGACGTGAATGGAAGCGAATGGTACGCGGATGCAGTGAACATGGCATCCAGCTACGGTCTGATCGATGGATATGAAGATGGGACATTCCGTCCACAGACACAGATTACTCGTCAGGAAGCCATGGCACTCATTACAAGAGCTATGACAGTGACTGGAATGGACAAGACTTTACCTGCCGTGGACGTTCAGCAATGGTCTGACTATGCAGATGCTGGGCAAGTAGCAAGCTGGGCGAAGGAAGCAGTAGCGGCCAGCATTCACTCTGAACTGGTGTCTGGACGCGGAAATGGGACCATTGCTCCCAACCAGCTGATTACCCGTGCAGAGACAGCCGTGATCATCCGTAGATTGCTTCAGCGGTCCGGTCTAATATAG
- a CDS encoding right-handed parallel beta-helix repeat-containing protein — MKLFPSTSTHASVRSERSLKSKMAQICLSAAFPLLLIGGGSAGAEELIESSLQYPSESVETSNIALAAGDLYVSPGGSASNPGTLNSPTSLANALTQIAPGKTIYLRGGTYNFSQTITIERGNSGTSSQRKNLVAYGSEKPVFDFSAQAFASTNRGLQMFGDYWFVKGLEVKGAGDNGIFIGGSYNRLEQIEAHHNRDTGIQMGRYTSTAAKSEWPAYNEVIRSYSHNNYDPDDGEDADGFAAKLTVGPGNVFDGCIAAYNVDDGWDLYSKTDTGAIGAVTIRNSIAYANGATADGTSTSNSDGNGFKLGGEKIAVNHIVENSIAFNNKKHGFTYNSNPGSIQMKNNTSWNNGQSNFAFDVGTHIFTNNLSFQGGASDKTSGTDVSSTNVWWKNKKSENAKGLLASAADFVSLVPSVTRSTDGTPVLSNFLKLANGSDLVGSGTPSGTNIGAR; from the coding sequence ATGAAATTATTCCCATCTACATCCACTCATGCATCTGTACGATCCGAACGTTCTCTGAAATCGAAAATGGCCCAGATCTGTCTGAGCGCCGCGTTCCCTCTATTATTGATTGGTGGTGGATCGGCTGGTGCTGAAGAGCTGATCGAGAGCAGCTTGCAATATCCCTCTGAATCGGTGGAGACTTCGAATATCGCACTTGCTGCGGGTGATCTGTATGTGTCTCCTGGCGGTTCAGCCAGCAATCCGGGAACACTCAACAGCCCTACGTCACTCGCTAACGCATTAACCCAGATCGCCCCAGGCAAAACCATCTATCTACGCGGCGGTACCTATAACTTCTCCCAGACCATTACCATTGAACGTGGCAATAGCGGAACATCAAGCCAACGCAAAAACCTTGTGGCCTATGGATCGGAAAAACCGGTCTTTGATTTCTCGGCCCAAGCCTTCGCTTCCACCAACCGCGGGCTGCAAATGTTCGGAGACTACTGGTTCGTCAAAGGGCTTGAGGTGAAGGGTGCGGGCGACAACGGCATCTTCATCGGAGGTAGTTACAACCGTCTGGAGCAGATTGAAGCTCATCACAACCGGGATACGGGTATTCAAATGGGACGTTATACTTCCACAGCCGCCAAGAGTGAATGGCCTGCATATAATGAAGTGATTCGTTCCTACTCCCACAACAACTATGACCCGGATGACGGCGAGGATGCAGACGGTTTTGCGGCCAAACTGACCGTAGGCCCGGGCAATGTCTTCGACGGTTGTATTGCGGCCTATAACGTAGACGATGGCTGGGATCTGTATAGCAAAACGGACACAGGCGCCATCGGCGCGGTTACGATCCGTAACAGCATCGCCTACGCGAACGGTGCAACAGCAGACGGTACTTCTACCTCCAACAGTGATGGCAACGGCTTCAAGCTCGGCGGCGAGAAGATTGCAGTGAATCATATTGTTGAGAACAGCATTGCCTTTAATAACAAAAAGCATGGCTTTACCTACAACAGCAATCCCGGTTCGATCCAGATGAAAAACAACACCTCCTGGAACAACGGACAAAGCAACTTTGCCTTTGATGTAGGCACCCACATCTTCACCAACAACCTGTCCTTCCAAGGCGGCGCCAGTGACAAAACAAGCGGAACCGACGTCAGCAGCACCAACGTCTGGTGGAAAAACAAAAAAAGCGAGAACGCCAAAGGCCTGCTCGCCAGCGCAGCCGACTTTGTCTCCCTCGTGCCTTCGGTAACACGTAGCACGGACGGAACACCTGTCTTGAGTAATTTCCTGAAGCTTGCGAACGGTAGTGATTTGGTTGGATCGGGTACGCCATCGGGTACAAATATTGGTGCGAGATAG
- the cysK gene encoding cysteine synthase A: MDLDLNSTKQTARLTGVAADVTELIGQTPAVRLNRLTGNDSADVYVKLEYFNPSGSVKDRAAYNLIVQAERAGLLLPGATIIEPTSGNTGIGLAMNAAAKGYEAILIMPDNMSKERINILKAYGANVVLTPAAERMPGAISKAKELQADIPGSFIPQQFENQANPDIHRITTAPEIMQQMEGKLDAFIATAGTGGTITGTGEELRKQLPGIRIYAVEPKGSPVLSGGEPGPHKLVGTSPGFIPDILNTDVWDAIIQVSDEDALDTMRQLAAREGLLLGPSSGASVWASLRIAKELGPGHRVLCIAPDTGERYLSMGIF; encoded by the coding sequence ATGGATTTGGATTTGAACTCGACTAAACAAACAGCCAGGCTTACAGGCGTTGCCGCAGATGTCACCGAACTGATCGGCCAAACACCTGCCGTTCGACTGAACAGACTTACAGGCAACGATTCCGCTGACGTATATGTTAAACTGGAATATTTCAACCCAAGCGGCAGCGTCAAGGACCGTGCCGCCTACAACCTGATCGTTCAGGCTGAACGGGCAGGACTGCTGCTTCCCGGCGCAACCATTATCGAGCCGACCAGCGGCAATACAGGGATTGGTCTTGCGATGAATGCCGCTGCCAAAGGATATGAGGCCATTCTGATCATGCCGGACAACATGTCCAAGGAGCGCATCAACATTCTGAAAGCCTATGGCGCAAATGTGGTGCTCACCCCCGCTGCGGAACGGATGCCTGGTGCGATCAGCAAAGCAAAGGAGCTTCAGGCCGACATTCCGGGAAGTTTCATTCCCCAGCAATTCGAGAATCAGGCGAACCCGGATATTCACCGGATCACCACCGCTCCTGAAATTATGCAGCAGATGGAAGGCAAGCTGGACGCCTTCATTGCTACGGCGGGAACAGGCGGCACCATTACGGGAACCGGGGAAGAACTGCGTAAGCAGTTACCCGGTATTCGCATCTATGCGGTGGAGCCCAAAGGTTCTCCGGTGCTGTCCGGTGGCGAGCCCGGACCGCACAAGCTCGTCGGTACAAGTCCGGGGTTCATTCCGGACATTCTGAATACCGACGTGTGGGATGCCATCATCCAGGTGTCCGATGAGGACGCACTGGATACGATGCGGCAGCTTGCTGCCCGGGAAGGGCTGCTGCTCGGCCCTTCCTCTGGGGCTTCGGTGTGGGCCTCCCTTCGCATCGCGAAGGAACTGGGGCCGGGGCACCGGGTGCTCTGCATTGCGCCGGATACCGGGGAACGGTATTTGAGCATGGGTATTTTTTAA
- a CDS encoding catalase: protein MNHQSSQPEHSSDKSAETLTDRQGHPITDNQNVRTVGSRGPTTLENYHFLEKITHFDRERIPERVVHARGAGAHGVFEAYGTAGDEPISKYTRARLFQEKGKQTPVFVRFSTVIHGGHSPETLRDPRGFAVKFYTEDGNWDLVGNNLKIFFIRDPLKFPDMVHAFKPDPLTNAQDMERFFDFVSLSPEATHMVTFLFSPWGIPANYRQMQGSGVNTYKWINQEGTGVLIKYHWEPLNQGIRNLLQKDASEIQGQNFNHATLDLYHAIEQGDYPEWELCVQVMEDGEHPELDFDPLDPTKLWPQDQFPFLPVGKMTLNRNPEDYFNEVEQAAFGTGVLVDGLDFSDDKLLQGRTFSYSDTQRHRVGANYLQLPVNAPKNRVATNQSGGQMQYQVDRAPGQNPHVNYEPSSLGGLKEATPRGKEHEPLVEGRLVRKKIERTNDFGQAGDTYRAFEDWERDELISNMVGALAQCKPDIGERMISYFTQADADYGRRVSEGLASVPTDDSATVQPKHEPSVEQAEKRSRETDGY, encoded by the coding sequence ATGAATCATCAGTCTTCACAACCAGAGCATTCCTCAGACAAATCAGCTGAGACATTAACGGATCGACAAGGGCATCCCATTACGGACAATCAGAATGTACGAACCGTTGGCAGTCGGGGACCGACTACGCTGGAGAACTATCATTTTCTCGAAAAGATTACTCACTTCGACCGTGAACGTATTCCTGAACGTGTGGTCCATGCCCGCGGCGCTGGCGCTCATGGCGTATTTGAAGCGTATGGAACAGCCGGGGATGAACCGATATCGAAGTACACACGTGCACGTCTGTTTCAGGAGAAAGGCAAACAAACGCCTGTGTTCGTTCGCTTCTCCACCGTTATACATGGTGGACATTCACCGGAGACCCTACGGGACCCGCGCGGGTTTGCTGTAAAATTCTATACCGAAGACGGCAACTGGGATCTAGTGGGTAACAATCTGAAAATCTTTTTCATTCGCGACCCGCTCAAATTCCCGGACATGGTACATGCCTTTAAGCCCGACCCTCTGACCAATGCACAGGATATGGAACGGTTTTTCGATTTTGTCTCGCTAAGTCCTGAAGCTACCCATATGGTGACATTCCTCTTCTCTCCATGGGGCATTCCAGCGAATTATCGGCAGATGCAAGGGTCGGGTGTTAATACATACAAATGGATCAATCAGGAAGGCACGGGCGTACTCATCAAATACCACTGGGAACCGCTCAATCAAGGGATACGCAACCTGCTGCAAAAAGACGCGAGCGAGATCCAGGGACAGAATTTCAATCATGCGACATTGGATCTGTATCACGCCATTGAGCAAGGAGACTATCCCGAATGGGAGCTGTGCGTTCAAGTGATGGAAGACGGCGAGCATCCGGAGTTGGATTTCGACCCGCTGGACCCAACCAAGCTATGGCCCCAGGATCAGTTTCCTTTTTTACCTGTGGGCAAAATGACTTTGAATCGTAATCCCGAAGATTATTTCAATGAAGTGGAGCAAGCGGCGTTCGGGACAGGTGTCCTTGTGGACGGGCTGGATTTCTCAGATGACAAACTGCTGCAAGGGCGCACTTTCTCCTATTCAGATACCCAGCGTCACCGGGTGGGTGCAAATTACCTGCAATTGCCTGTAAATGCACCGAAGAACCGCGTTGCGACGAATCAAAGCGGCGGGCAGATGCAGTATCAAGTGGATCGTGCACCGGGTCAGAATCCGCATGTGAATTACGAGCCTTCGTCGCTCGGGGGCTTAAAGGAAGCTACCCCTCGTGGCAAGGAACATGAACCATTGGTGGAAGGCCGACTTGTGCGCAAGAAGATTGAGCGAACCAATGACTTTGGACAAGCGGGGGATACGTATCGGGCGTTCGAAGATTGGGAGCGAGATGAGCTGATCAGCAACATGGTCGGTGCTTTGGCGCAATGCAAACCGGATATCGGGGAGCGTATGATCTCTTATTTCACCCAAGCCGATGCAGATTACGGTCGGCGCGTCTCTGAAGGGTTGGCCTCTGTACCAACCGATGATAGTGCCACAGTCCAACCGAAACATGAACCAAGTGTCGAGCAAGCAGAGAAACGCAGTCGTGAGACGGACGGATATTAA
- a CDS encoding DUF6809 family protein gives MKDNMSNLIEDLFHGNLRLDESIHPEQAEYQEINHQISDMMQNYKTNLTDTEYDALEQLIDLIGQSTSMYVEAAFEQGFRTGGRLMIEVLAKP, from the coding sequence ATGAAGGATAACATGTCAAACCTGATCGAAGATTTGTTTCACGGGAATTTGCGGTTGGACGAGTCGATTCATCCTGAGCAGGCCGAGTATCAGGAAATCAATCATCAAATATCGGACATGATGCAAAACTACAAAACAAATCTCACAGATACAGAATACGATGCTTTGGAGCAACTGATCGACTTGATCGGACAATCCACGTCGATGTATGTGGAAGCGGCGTTTGAGCAAGGTTTTCGCACAGGCGGCAGACTGATGATTGAGGTTTTAGCCAAACCGTGA
- a CDS encoding ATP-dependent DNA helicase, which translates to MSTQRYPFAYDPAEPFVSRLGEWVADVFYDILPESGFEVRDEQIFMAYQLERAYGDKKTIMAEAGVGTGKTLVYLLYAVCYARYTGKPAVIACADESLIEQLVKPGGDIAKLAAHLDLEVDARLGKSPDQYVCLNKLSAMRFADEDAPVIEEVHESLPDFVNTPGTLQAFHPYGDRKQYPHLNDRQWNKINWDPFQDCFVCPKRQRCGLTLSRDHYRRSKDIIICSHDYYMEHVWTYEARKREGQLPLLPDHSSVVFDEGHLLEEAALNALSYKLKHRIFEELVTRLLEGEIRESLAERVDEAIESSERLFALLDTYTVAIPGSERKEVRVEPPLLREIERLTSVLDAIGEELVFESGLFSLDGYQMRVVEEHLDMIQSALALFRKEDGYICWAEESEDETTLSIMPRTVKEMLNERVFNTGIPIVFSSATLSVDSSFRYVADSLGIEDFVSFSVASPYDYADKMQMKITNEALPGHSENENRMRDAVSLLQESGGRALILFRTMEELRAFKQDIVHVPEAQGLRFMYEGDREISDLIAAFQQDEESVLCSVNLWEGLDVPGPSLSNVVIWSLPYPPPDPVFNAKRSASAAPYEEIDLPYMLLRVKQGLGRLIRTSTDSGSAVILDESLYTKKEAKDRIAALLPEGVEWTTLTH; encoded by the coding sequence TTGTCTACACAACGTTATCCTTTTGCATATGATCCGGCTGAACCTTTTGTATCCCGTCTTGGGGAATGGGTAGCCGATGTTTTTTACGATATTTTGCCAGAGTCCGGCTTCGAGGTACGGGATGAACAGATTTTTATGGCGTACCAGCTCGAACGGGCCTATGGAGATAAAAAGACCATTATGGCGGAGGCCGGTGTCGGAACAGGCAAGACGTTAGTCTATCTGCTCTACGCGGTCTGTTATGCACGTTATACAGGCAAACCGGCGGTGATCGCCTGTGCCGATGAGTCCTTGATTGAACAACTGGTGAAGCCCGGCGGAGATATTGCGAAGCTGGCTGCTCATCTGGATTTGGAAGTGGACGCACGTCTGGGCAAGTCCCCGGACCAATACGTCTGTCTGAACAAATTAAGTGCGATGCGATTTGCGGATGAAGATGCGCCTGTGATTGAAGAAGTGCATGAGAGTCTTCCGGATTTTGTGAATACGCCGGGTACACTTCAGGCTTTCCATCCGTATGGTGACCGCAAACAGTATCCACATCTGAATGATCGTCAGTGGAACAAAATCAACTGGGACCCGTTCCAGGATTGTTTTGTTTGTCCAAAAAGACAACGCTGCGGCCTGACGCTGTCGCGTGACCATTACCGTCGTTCCAAAGACATCATCATCTGTTCCCATGATTATTACATGGAGCATGTGTGGACCTATGAAGCGCGCAAACGCGAGGGACAATTGCCACTCCTGCCTGATCACAGCTCGGTTGTATTTGATGAAGGACATTTGCTGGAAGAAGCAGCCCTGAACGCACTGAGCTACAAGCTGAAACACCGCATCTTTGAGGAACTCGTCACTCGACTGTTAGAAGGAGAGATTCGTGAATCCCTCGCGGAGCGTGTGGATGAAGCGATTGAGAGCAGTGAACGACTGTTTGCGTTGCTGGATACGTATACGGTGGCGATTCCGGGATCGGAACGGAAGGAAGTTCGGGTAGAGCCGCCACTGCTGCGTGAGATTGAACGTCTGACGAGTGTGCTGGATGCGATCGGTGAGGAACTGGTATTTGAGAGCGGATTGTTCTCGCTGGATGGTTATCAGATGCGTGTGGTGGAAGAACATTTGGATATGATTCAGTCTGCACTTGCATTGTTCCGCAAGGAAGATGGTTACATCTGCTGGGCGGAAGAGAGCGAAGACGAAACAACCTTATCGATCATGCCGCGTACCGTGAAGGAAATGCTGAACGAGCGCGTGTTCAATACCGGTATTCCGATTGTCTTCTCATCCGCAACATTATCCGTGGACAGTTCCTTCCGTTATGTGGCAGACAGCTTGGGAATTGAAGATTTTGTATCGTTCTCCGTTGCTTCTCCATATGACTACGCGGACAAAATGCAGATGAAGATTACGAACGAGGCTCTACCAGGTCACTCCGAAAATGAAAATCGCATGCGCGACGCCGTGTCTTTGCTTCAGGAGAGTGGAGGACGTGCGCTGATCCTGTTCCGTACCATGGAGGAATTGCGTGCGTTCAAGCAGGATATCGTTCATGTGCCGGAAGCACAAGGATTGCGTTTTATGTATGAGGGAGATCGTGAGATCAGTGACCTGATTGCCGCCTTCCAGCAGGATGAGGAGAGTGTGCTGTGTTCCGTCAATCTGTGGGAAGGGCTGGATGTTCCAGGACCGTCCCTATCCAACGTCGTGATCTGGTCACTTCCATATCCGCCACCGGACCCTGTCTTTAATGCGAAACGCAGTGCATCAGCGGCGCCTTACGAGGAGATCGATCTTCCGTATATGCTCCTGCGTGTGAAGCAAGGTCTTGGACGTCTGATTCGGACAAGCACGGATTCCGGTTCCGCGGTCATTCTCGATGAATCGCTGTATACCAAAAAGGAAGCCAAAGACCGCATTGCGGCCCTGCTTCCCGAAGGTGTGGAATGGACAACCCTGACACACTAA